The following proteins are encoded in a genomic region of Cloacibacillus sp. An23:
- the rplO gene encoding 50S ribosomal protein L15 — protein MKLHELSPVPGSRRKPKRLGQGLGSGKGKTAGKGHKGQKARKSPDIKANFEGGQMPLARRIPKRGFSNFRFAVKYEIVNIADLEERFEAGSEVTAKELSELRLISSPESPVKVLGVGELSKSLNVKANAYSASAAKKIEAAGGKAEVI, from the coding sequence ATGAAACTTCATGAACTCAGTCCCGTGCCGGGATCGCGCAGAAAGCCGAAACGTCTCGGCCAGGGCCTTGGAAGCGGCAAAGGCAAAACCGCCGGTAAGGGCCACAAAGGACAGAAGGCTAGAAAGAGCCCGGACATCAAGGCCAACTTCGAAGGCGGGCAGATGCCGCTCGCGCGCCGTATCCCGAAGCGCGGGTTCAGCAACTTCCGTTTCGCGGTGAAGTACGAGATCGTCAACATTGCGGATCTGGAAGAACGCTTTGAGGCGGGCAGTGAAGTCACGGCGAAGGAGCTCAGCGAGCTCCGTCTGATTTCGTCGCCCGAAAGCCCCGTGAAGGTGCTCGGCGTCGGCGAACTCAGCAAGAGCCTCAATGTTAAGGCGAACGCTTACAGCGCGTCCGCCGCGAAGAAGATAGAAGCTGCCGGCGGCAAGGCTGAGGTGATATAG
- the rpsE gene encoding 30S ribosomal protein S5: MAKETQQNTKSYSSRGLELSERIVSINRVSKVVKGGKRFRFSVLVVVGDGVSQVGLGTGKAKEISVAMKKGIEHAKKNMIDLKKTGHTLPHPIIGKFGAAEVLLRPAAPGTGVLAGSSVRPIMELGGVKDVIAKVTGRTSNPINIAYATLDAVKRLRTPEEIYRLRGKERKEA; the protein is encoded by the coding sequence GTGGCGAAAGAGACACAGCAGAATACAAAATCCTACAGCAGCAGGGGCCTTGAACTTTCTGAGCGCATCGTTTCCATCAACCGCGTCAGCAAAGTCGTAAAAGGCGGTAAGCGCTTCCGCTTCAGCGTTCTTGTCGTCGTCGGCGACGGCGTGAGCCAGGTCGGCCTCGGTACCGGCAAGGCGAAGGAAATTTCCGTAGCCATGAAGAAGGGGATTGAGCATGCGAAGAAGAACATGATCGACCTCAAGAAGACGGGGCACACGCTTCCCCATCCGATTATAGGGAAGTTCGGCGCGGCGGAGGTTCTTCTCCGTCCGGCAGCTCCGGGTACCGGCGTTCTTGCCGGCTCCTCGGTTCGCCCGATAATGGAGCTCGGCGGGGTGAAGGACGTTATCGCGAAGGTTACGGGCAGGACTTCCAACCCGATCAACATCGCCTATGCAACGCTCGACGCGGTGAAGCGCCTTCGTACGCCTGAAGAAATTTACCGCCTGCGCGGTAAAGAACGCAAGGAAGCCTAG
- the rplR gene encoding 50S ribosomal protein L18, whose protein sequence is MREIRHRRLRRHLSGTAERPRLAVFASLKHISVQVVDDEKGHTLVSASTVQDKFEEIKGTGNQEAAKAVGKLIAERALAHGITEVVFDRGGHVYHGRIKALAEAAREAGLKF, encoded by the coding sequence ATGCGGGAGATCCGCCACCGCCGCCTCAGGAGACATCTCTCCGGCACAGCCGAGCGCCCGCGCCTTGCGGTATTCGCAAGCCTGAAGCATATCAGCGTACAGGTAGTCGACGACGAAAAGGGGCATACGCTCGTTTCTGCGTCTACCGTACAGGATAAGTTTGAAGAAATAAAGGGCACCGGCAATCAGGAAGCCGCAAAGGCGGTCGGTAAGCTCATCGCAGAGCGCGCTCTCGCTCATGGAATTACGGAAGTGGTTTTCGACAGGGGCGGCCATGTCTATCACGGCAGGATCAAAGCCCTTGCGGAAGCCGCCCGCGAAGCCGGTCTGAAGTTCTAA
- the rpmD gene encoding 50S ribosomal protein L30, whose translation MAKLRITWKRSTIGRPPHQERVIKALGFHRLNETVYHEDTPQIRGMIAKISHLLDFSVEE comes from the coding sequence ATGGCTAAGCTTCGTATAACGTGGAAAAGAAGCACGATCGGCCGTCCTCCGCACCAGGAGCGCGTTATCAAAGCTCTTGGCTTTCACAGGCTCAACGAGACTGTGTACCATGAGGACACTCCGCAGATTCGCGGCATGATTGCGAAAATCAGCCATCTGTTGGATTTCTCAGTCGAGGAATAA